A region of Pseudarthrobacter sp. NIBRBAC000502770 DNA encodes the following proteins:
- a CDS encoding sorbosone dehydrogenase family protein: protein MTTPGAAVASPAPPATQSAATSPVPAAPVVQERLELQLDTPWAAVFLPDGTAVISERGTALLKTVRDGRAATLGKVPGVAPAGEGGLLGLALSPQFDADHYLYAYLTTQDDNRVVRFTVDAGAGGSLSMGLPQTVFSGIPKAGTHNGGRIRFGPDGFLYVGTGDAQRREQAQDPTALGGKILRLRADGSPAPGNPFGNAVYSLGHRNVQGLAWDDTGRLWASEFGPDVDDELNLILPGANYGWPEVTGAPHRAGFQDAKVVWPSTRDSSPSGLEITGGIAYLGALRGERLWAVPLQAEEAGTPVAYFTGEYGRIRDVIRAPGGSLWLLTNGENPDFALVLRPLH from the coding sequence ATGACAACCCCGGGAGCCGCCGTCGCCAGCCCGGCTCCCCCGGCCACGCAATCAGCCGCAACAAGTCCCGTCCCTGCCGCGCCCGTGGTTCAGGAACGGTTGGAACTGCAGTTGGACACGCCCTGGGCAGCGGTGTTCCTCCCGGACGGCACCGCCGTCATTTCCGAGCGCGGGACCGCCCTCCTGAAAACTGTCCGTGATGGCCGGGCCGCAACCCTCGGGAAAGTGCCTGGCGTGGCACCCGCAGGAGAGGGAGGCCTGCTGGGGCTTGCACTGTCCCCGCAGTTCGACGCCGACCACTACCTCTACGCCTACCTGACCACGCAGGATGACAACCGGGTGGTCCGGTTCACCGTCGATGCCGGCGCGGGCGGTTCCCTGTCAATGGGGCTCCCCCAAACCGTGTTTTCCGGAATTCCAAAAGCCGGCACCCACAACGGAGGAAGGATCCGGTTCGGCCCGGACGGTTTCCTCTACGTGGGCACCGGAGACGCGCAGCGACGCGAGCAGGCCCAGGACCCCACGGCCCTTGGCGGCAAGATCCTCCGACTCCGCGCTGACGGCAGCCCTGCGCCCGGCAACCCGTTCGGAAACGCGGTATACAGCCTGGGCCACCGAAATGTGCAGGGCCTGGCGTGGGACGATACAGGCAGGCTGTGGGCCAGCGAGTTCGGCCCGGATGTGGATGATGAGCTCAACCTGATCCTTCCGGGGGCCAACTACGGCTGGCCGGAAGTCACCGGGGCACCGCACCGCGCCGGGTTCCAGGACGCGAAAGTCGTCTGGCCCTCCACGCGCGATTCCTCGCCCAGCGGGCTGGAGATAACCGGCGGAATTGCCTACCTGGGTGCGCTCCGGGGCGAACGGCTTTGGGCTGTGCCGCTCCAGGCGGAGGAAGCCGGCACTCCTGTGGCCTATTTCACAGGAGAGTACGGCAGGATCAGGGACGTCATCCGGGCACCCGGCGGGAGCCTGTGGCTGCTCACGAACGGCGAAAACCCTGATTTCGCGCTGGTTTTGCGGCCCCTGCACTGA